One window of Epinephelus fuscoguttatus linkage group LG9, E.fuscoguttatus.final_Chr_v1 genomic DNA carries:
- the elp1 gene encoding elongator complex protein 1, whose translation MRNLKLLKSLRSSELQGPGSPQCSSVRADTGSLLVASHYSITEYDPRTGQVVSEASLTAEGFLPENGSGTVVGLQDLAELESACLATAGGDVILFNFNTCQLECVGSVDSGLTSMSWSPDEELVALTTGQETIIMMTKDFEPITEVGIHQDDFGEGKFITVGWGKKETQFHGSEGKQAAQRKNQEVQPAAAWDDRRPRVTWRGDGQLFAVSAVCPQTGARKVRVWNREGVLQATSEIINGLEQALCWKPSGSLIASTQRHPNKHSVVFMEKNGLLHGDFTLPFSKDQARVKDLLWNSDSTVLAVWLEDMTAGEDQQVNTYIQLWVVGNYHWYLKQSLDFGRDSQKAPVCVCWDPERPLRLHVVTRGWTSITYDWGWTTERSLGLDNTDNANVAVIDGDKILVTNFRQCVVPPPMCSFELQLASPVNQVAFLCQPQRTNQLAALTSDGQISVYSQDSGKQADKTADGFRIMSQHLVLQKTFRVTALQEEPLALRQLLWLKDELFVCVSSGLLPTSSTLMMLHPAHDADDTLTVRSEMEVDGVVVSMVHCSQTGTVALQLEDGQIRKLSWDCPEPSVEDWRDSSGCSINFPVPCVQMALCSISGEEYLLGLTDRSHLYAGDTELASNISSFAICNDFLLITTHSHTCRCLQLSTLSVKELQAALASDGGQNDETLRRVERGSRIVTVVPQDTRVILQMPRGNLETVHHRALVLAQLRTWLDSLRFRDSFACMRKLRINLNLIYDHNPKIFLENIETFITQLNSINHINLFLTELKEEDTTSTMYPRHESSPVQTQPASGQKKVDVVCDALRSAMESMDQNKFFLSILTTHVKKTVPELEIALQKVHELRVNPPEAPGAVSPEEALKYLLFLVNVNDLYEHSLGTYDFDLVLMVAEKSQKDPKEYLPFLNMLKSLEPNYQRYTIDKHLKRYRKALHHLSKCGEEHFSEALQLVKEQKLYSEALRLYAADNAHYKVLSCAYAEHLMEQQQAEQAGLLLWRCGEPVSALQAFASSSSWRNAICVAQQIPLPPDQLALLARDLAEKLTEQRRYSDAALLLDQYAKDCEEAILALITGSVWEEALRLIYMHNRQDITETNLKPALLEAVSTQTAFLEAQVVTFTRHRTRLAVVREQKEKARLDMLDEDGPDCPDAELYSEASSVMTGSKYSQSNSRISSRSSKNRRKAERKKLSLKEGSPMEDRALMYALGEILTSVDKMREEVHSLLKALVLFQFDKQAEKLQLAYEEALQTMEGAVPEVWPEGLQNNQAPLTGPNSTANSIMASFQQQQRPAASQQAAEVLTPPKMRNGVKWKLAVLT comes from the exons ATGCGGAACTTGAAGCTGCTGAAGAGCCTTCGGAGCTCAGAGCTTCAGGGTCCAGGCTCCCCGCAGTGTTCATCTGTGCGGGCTGACACCGGCTCACTGCTGGTTGCTTCTCACTACTCCATCACAGAGTACGACCCACGAACTGGCCAG GTGGTCAGTGAGGCCTCGCTGACAGCTGAGGGTTTCCTCCCAGAGAACGGCAGCGGGACAGTAGTCGGCCTGCAGGACCTGGCTGAACTCGAGTCGGCATGTTTGGCCACAGCTGGTGGTGATGTCATCCTCTTCAACTTCAACACCTGCCAG TTAGAGTGTGTTGGCAGCGTGGACAGCGGCCTAACCTCGATGAGTTGGAGTCCTGATGAAGAGCTTGTCGCTCTCACTACTG GTCAGGAAACCATCATCATGATGACCAAAGACTTCGAGCCAATCACTGAGGTCGGGATCCACCAGGATGACTTCGGTGAAG gGAAGTTCATCACAGTGGGCTGGGGGAAGAAGGAGACTCAGTTCCACGGCTCAGAGGGGAAACAggcagcacagaggaagaaCCAG GAGGTGCAGCCGGCTGCAGCCTGGGATGACCGCAGGCCACGGGTGACGTGGCGAGGCGATGGTCAGCTGTTTGCCGTCAGTGCCGTCTGTCCTCAGACTGGAGCCAGGAAGGTTCGGGTCTGGAACAGAGAGGGCGTCCTGCAGGCCACCAGCGAGATCATCAACGGCCTGGAGCAGGCGCTGTGCTGGAA aCCCTCAGGGAGCCTGATAGCGAGCACTCAGCGTCATCCCAACAAACACAGCGTGGTTTTCATGGAGAAGAACGGACTGCTGCACGGAGACTTCACCCTCCCATTCAGCAAAGACCAGGCCAGG gtgaagGATTTGCTGTGGAACAGTGACTCCACTGTCTTAGCGGTGTGGTTGGAGGACATGACAGCTGGAGAAGACCAACAGGTCAACACTTACA TCCAGCTGTGGGTGGTGGGAAACTATCACTGGTATCTGAAGCAGAGTTTGGACTTTGGCAGAGACTCTCAGAAGGCTCCGGTCTGTGTCTGCTGGGACCCTGAGCGCCCCCTCAGGCTCCACGTGGTGACCCGCGGCTGGACCAGCATCACCTACGACTGGGGCTGGACGACCGAGAGGAGCCTGGGGTTGGACAACACCGACAACGCCAACGTGGCCGTGATTGATGGAG ATAAAATCCTGGTGACAAACTTCAGGCAGTGTGTGGTTCCTCCTCCCATGTGTTCATTTGAGCTGCAGCTGGCCTCACCGGTCAACCAGGTGGCCTTCCTCTGCCAACCTCAGCGGACCAATCAGCTGGCAGCCTTGACTTCTGACGGACAGATCTCAGTCTACAGCCAAG ATTCAGGAAAGCAGGCTGATAAAACAGCAGATGGGTTCAGGATAATGTCTCAACATCTGGTGCTCCAGAAAACCTTCAG AGTGACGGCTCTCCAGGAGGAGCCTCTGGCCCTGCGGCAGCTGCTGTGGCTGAAGGACGAGCTGTTTGTATGTGTGAGCTCCGGTCTGCTGCCAACGTCCTCCACCCTGATGATGCTCCACCCCGCACATGATGCTGATGACACACTCACTGTCAG GTCTGAGATGGAGGTGGACGGTGTCGTGGTCAGTATGGTTCACTGCTCTCAGACTGGCACTGTGGCTCTACAGCTGGAGGATGGACAGATCAGGAAGCTGAGCTGGG ATTGTCCTGAGCCGTCAGTGGAGGACTGGCGTGACTCCAGCGGATGTAGCATCAACTTCCCTGTTCCCTGCGTTCAGATGGCCCTCTGCAGCATCAGTGGAGAG GAATATCTACTCGGCCTGACGGACAGATCCCACCTGTACGCTGGAGACACAGAA CTGGCCTCCAATATTTCCTCCTTCGCCATTTGCAACGACTTCCTCCTCATCACCACACACTCCCACACCTGCCGCTGCCTCCAACTGAGCACACTCAGTGTCAAAG AGCTGCAGGCAGCCTTGGCCTCAGACGGAGGTCAGAATGATGAAACGCTGCGGCGGGTGGAGAGAGGATCCAGGATCGTCACCGTGGTACCGCAAGACACCAGAGTGATTCTGCAG atGCCACGTGGGAACCTGGAGACCGTTCATCATCGGGCGCTGGTGTTGGCTCAGCTCAGGACGTGGTTAGACAG ttTGAGGTTCAGAGACTCTTTCGCGTGTATGAGGAAGCTGAGGATCAACCTGAACCTCATTTATGACCACAACCCAAAG ATTTTCTTGGAGAACATAGAGACCTTCATCACACAGCTCAACTCCATCAACCACATCAACCTCTTCCTCACTGAGCTCAA GGAGGAGGATACGACCAGCACCATGTACCCCCGCCATGAGAGCAGCCCGGTCCAGACCCAGCCTGCTTCTGGGCAGAAGAAGGTGGATGTAGTTTGTGATGCTTTGCGGAGCGCCATGGAATCAATGGATCAAAACAA GTTCTTTCTGTCCATACTGACGACTCATGTGAAGAAGACGGTTCCAGAGCTGGAGATCGCTCTGCAGAAAGTCCATGAGCTTCGAG TGAACCCTCCTGAAGCTCCCGGTGCTGTGAGCCCTGAAGAGGCGTTAAAgtacctcctcttcctcgtcaACGTCAACGACCTGTACGAACACTCTCTGGGAACGTACGACTTCGATCTGGTGCTCATGGTGGCCGAGAAATCCCAGAAG GACCCCAAAGAGTACCTTCCCTTCTTGAACATGCTCAAGAGCCTGGAGCCAAACTACCAGCGCTACACCATCGACAAGCACCTGAAGCGCTACAGGAAGGCCCTGCATCACCTCAGCAAGTGTG GTGAGGAACATTTCTCTGAAGCTTTGCAGCTCGTGAAGGAGCAGAAACTTTACAGTGAAGCTCTGCGACTGTACGCAGCAGACAATGCACACTACAAg GTCCTGAGCTGTGCTTATGCCGAGCACCTGATGGAGCAACAGCAGGCGGAGCAGGCTGGCCTGTTGCTATGGCGATGTGGAGAGCCCGTCAGCGCCCTGCAGGCATTCGCCAGCAGCTCCAGTTGGAGAAACGCCATCTGTGTGGCGCAGCAAATCCCACTACCGCCCGACCAGTTAGCTCTGCTGGCCCGGGACCTGGCAG AGAAGCTGACTGAACAGCGACGGTACTCAgacgctgctctgctgctggacCAGTACGCCAAA GACTGCGAGGAGGCCATCTTGGCTCTGATCACTGGTTCAGTCTGGGAGGAGGCGCTCCGACTG ATTTACATGCACAACAGACAGGACATCACTGAAACCAACCTCAAACCTGCTCTGTTGGAAG CTGTCAGCACCCAGACCGCTTTCCTGGAGGCCCAGGTAGTGACGTTCACACGGCACAGAACCCGGCTGGCTGTGGTTCGAGAGCAGAAGGAGAAGGCCAGACTGGACATGCTGG ACGAGGATGGTCCAGACTGTCCTGATGCTGAGCTTTACTCTGAAGCCAGCAGTGTGATGACCGGATCCAAATACTCGCAGAGCAACTCACGAATCTCCTC GAGGTCGTCAAAGAACCGACGgaaagcagagaggaagaagttGAGTCTGAAGGAGGGAAGCCCGATGGAGGACAGAGCGCTGATGTACGCTCTGGGTGAAATCCTCACCTCTGTGGACAAGATgagag AGGAAGTTCACAGCCTGCTGAAGGCCCTGGTGCTGTTCCAGTTTGACAAACAGGCGGAGAAACTGCAGCTGGCCTACGAGGAGGCTCTGCAGACGATGGAGGGGGCAGTTCCTGAAGTGTGGCCTGAAGGCCTCCAGAATAACCAAGCTCCG CTCACTGGACCAAACTCGACCGCAAACAGCATTATGGCgtctttccagcagcagcagagaccgGCAGCATCACAACAAG CCGCTGAGGTCCTGACACCACCGAAGATGAGAAACGGAGTCAAGTGGAAGCTCGCTGTGCTCACATAA